One window from the genome of Engraulis encrasicolus isolate BLACKSEA-1 chromosome 16, IST_EnEncr_1.0, whole genome shotgun sequence encodes:
- the LOC134466639 gene encoding C-C motif chemokine 26-like, whose amino-acid sequence MMKLLSALLPCAILLLCYTTRGAAHGRITSCCLKTSDTRVRMPLLQSYHLQKRAMCYGIDAVRFTTVKGTKICSDPSLPWTKKAVAFLQKRQKHQAWNSANSHDLHKLTPKHNSTSNLKHISHW is encoded by the exons atgatgaagctcctctccgctctgctgCCGTGTGCGATTCTGCTACTATGCTACACCACAAGAGGAGCAG CCCATGGCCGCATCACCTCGTGCTGCCTGAAGACGAGTGATACTCGGGTGCGGATGCCGCTGCTGCAGTCCTACCACCTCCAGAAGAGGGCTATGTGCTACGGCATCGATGCTGTCCG TTTCACAACAGTCAAAGGAACAAAGATTTGTTCGGACCCGTCGTTGCCGTGGACCAAGAAAGCCGTGGCCTTCCTCCAGAAGAGGCAGAAGCATCAGGCCTGGAACAGCGCCAACTCGCACGACTTACACAAGCTAACGCCTaaacacaactcaacctctaatcTCAAACACATCTCACACTGGtaa